Proteins from one Triticum aestivum cultivar Chinese Spring chromosome 7A, IWGSC CS RefSeq v2.1, whole genome shotgun sequence genomic window:
- the LOC123147492 gene encoding egg cell-secreted protein 1.3-like yields MASSGSLLPALLVLLLLTVAATASTTTTTFVRAGAPPAELAERLQGVGQQQCWEILMDIRSCTGEIILFFLNGEAYLGPGCCRAIRAVEQHCWAADAMLSVIGFTPEEGDMLKGYCDAGDSGEGQQRGALDGVASDGAVAAAAGRKGLGAP; encoded by the coding sequence ATGGCTTCCTCCGGCTCACTCCTCCCCGCCCTCCTCGTGCTGCTCCTGCTCACAGTCGCCGCCACCGCGTCGACGACTACGACGACCTTCGTCCGGGCGGGCGCTCCTCCGGCCGAGCTCGCCGAGCGGCTGCAGGGAGTGGGGCAGCAGCAGTGCTGGGAGATACTGATGGACATCAGGTCGTGCACGGGGGAgatcatcctcttcttcctcaaCGGCGAGGCGTACCTGGGGCCCGGGTGCTGCCGCGCCATCCGCGCCGTTGAGCAGCACTGCTGGGCCGCGGACGCCATGCTGTCCGTCATCGGGTTCACCCCAGAGGAGGGGGACATGCTCAAGGGCTACTGCGACGCCGGTGACAGCGGCGAGGGGCAGCAGCGTGGTGCTCTTGACGGCGTTGCAAGTGACGGCGCCGTGGCCGCCGCTGCCGGAAGGAAGGGGCTTGGTGCCCCGTGA